The Flavobacterium marginilacus genome window below encodes:
- a CDS encoding VWA domain-containing protein, with protein MELDEQKYLYLLFILPIAAVLFLINLYWKRKKQREFGDLEIIKRLSPERSVFKPFLKLGVILLGLASLIIGLVNPKIGTKVETVKREGIDIVFAMDVSKSMLCEDVAPSRLEKSKQIVSQIINQLGSDRIGIVAYAGSAFPVLPITTDYSVAKMFLQSMGPGMVSSQGTSLDEAIKLAGTYFDDKSKTSKLLIMISDGEDHSEGAEAAAEEAKKLGMKIVTIGVGTEKGGTIPLKRNGVVESYQRDNNGEVVITKLNPNSLATIAKITDGGYVNGNNTHEVLDYIKARLDKIQKTEFEATQMADFQSQFQWFLGISFVLLFMDVFLLERKTSWVNKLNLFNENK; from the coding sequence ATGGAATTAGACGAACAAAAATATTTATACTTACTTTTTATACTGCCAATTGCAGCGGTACTTTTTCTGATTAATTTGTATTGGAAAAGAAAAAAACAGCGTGAATTTGGTGACTTGGAGATAATAAAAAGACTAAGCCCGGAGCGTTCTGTTTTCAAACCATTTTTAAAATTAGGAGTAATCCTTTTGGGATTAGCTTCTTTGATTATTGGTTTGGTTAATCCAAAAATCGGAACAAAAGTAGAAACAGTAAAGAGAGAAGGAATAGATATTGTTTTTGCAATGGACGTTTCCAAAAGTATGCTTTGTGAGGATGTAGCACCAAGCCGTTTGGAAAAAAGCAAACAGATTGTGTCGCAGATTATCAATCAATTGGGAAGCGATAGAATCGGGATTGTTGCTTACGCAGGAAGTGCTTTTCCAGTACTGCCTATAACTACTGATTACAGTGTTGCCAAAATGTTCTTGCAGAGTATGGGACCTGGAATGGTTTCTTCACAAGGAACATCGCTTGATGAGGCAATAAAATTGGCAGGGACTTATTTTGATGATAAAAGCAAAACCAGCAAATTACTAATCATGATTTCTGATGGAGAAGATCATTCAGAAGGAGCTGAAGCTGCAGCTGAAGAAGCTAAGAAATTAGGAATGAAAATTGTAACTATTGGTGTTGGTACAGAGAAAGGCGGAACTATTCCATTAAAAAGAAATGGAGTCGTAGAAAGTTATCAAAGAGATAATAACGGCGAAGTGGTCATTACCAAATTAAATCCAAACAGTTTAGCCACCATTGCAAAAATTACCGATGGCGGATATGTAAATGGAAACAATACTCATGAGGTACTGGATTACATAAAAGCAAGATTGGATAAAATTCAAAAAACCGAATTTGAAGCGACACAAATGGCCGATTTTCAATCGCAGTTCCAATGGTTTTTAGGAATTAGTTTTGTGCTTTTATTTATGGATGTTTTCTTATTAGAAAGAAAAACCAGCTGGGTAAACAAATTGAATTTATTTAACGAAAATAAATAG
- a CDS encoding NUDIX hydrolase, producing the protein MSENQNIRVAVDAIVFGYQNNQLYVLLIQQKFGTEKSYWALPGGLVKNDESLQDAVKRELKEETNITVNYFEQLFTFGDDVFRDPRNRVISVAYFALVDAEKLKVIADTDAEKAQWFKIDEIPPLAFDHTIILGKAIKRLKAKLTYEPIGFDLLPKEFLFSELENLYCIILEKEIDRRNFRKKILSFEIIEETDRFSPVKSGRPAKLFKFNKQKYNALLSEGFHFEIKFA; encoded by the coding sequence ATGAGTGAAAATCAGAATATCAGGGTTGCTGTTGATGCTATAGTTTTTGGCTACCAAAACAACCAACTGTACGTATTGTTAATTCAGCAAAAATTTGGAACTGAAAAATCCTATTGGGCGTTGCCTGGCGGTTTGGTCAAAAACGATGAATCTTTGCAGGACGCTGTAAAAAGGGAATTGAAAGAAGAAACCAACATTACGGTTAATTATTTTGAACAGCTTTTTACTTTTGGTGACGATGTATTTCGTGATCCTAGAAACCGGGTTATTTCGGTGGCTTATTTTGCGTTGGTGGATGCTGAAAAATTAAAAGTTATAGCCGATACGGATGCCGAAAAGGCGCAATGGTTTAAAATTGATGAGATTCCTCCCTTGGCTTTTGACCATACAATTATTTTGGGCAAGGCAATTAAACGCCTAAAAGCCAAACTTACTTATGAACCCATTGGATTTGATTTACTGCCAAAAGAGTTCTTGTTCTCTGAACTCGAAAATTTATACTGCATCATTTTGGAAAAAGAAATCGATCGAAGAAACTTTAGAAAGAAAATATTAAGCTTCGAAATTATTGAGGAAACAGATCGATTTTCTCCAGTTAAAAGCGGAAGACCCGCTAAATTATTCAAATTTAACAAACAGAAATACAATGCTTTATTGAGCGAGGGTTTTCACTTCGAAATCAAATTTGCGTAA
- a CDS encoding iron-containing alcohol dehydrogenase — MLNFELYNPTKLVFGKGQIEKLNTLIPANAKVLLAYGGGSIFKNGIHEQVRKSLEGYDIVEFGGIEANPHFETLMKAVAIIREQNIDFILAVGGGSVIDGVKFISAAVPFEGDPIDILKKRILFKEGANVVPFGTVLTLPATGSEMNSGSVVTIAATHEKLDFGGSALFPKFSICDPTVIESLPKKQLQNGVVDAYTHVLEQYLTYVHEGFLQDRIAESILQTLIQIGPDVAENPTDYALASNFMWSCTMALNGLIQKGVPTDWATHMIGHELTALYGIDHARTLAIIGPNLYKVMFETKKGKLAQYGKRVFQLTGTEDEIAKQAIQKTIAFFQTMGMKTLLSENAENIEKTADFIVDRFEKRGWKALGEKQNITLEKVKEIVLASY, encoded by the coding sequence ATGCTAAACTTCGAATTATACAATCCTACCAAATTGGTTTTTGGAAAAGGACAAATTGAAAAATTAAACACACTGATTCCGGCCAATGCCAAAGTCCTTCTCGCTTATGGCGGAGGAAGCATTTTTAAAAATGGAATTCACGAGCAAGTTCGCAAAAGTCTGGAAGGATACGATATTGTTGAATTTGGCGGAATCGAAGCCAATCCGCATTTTGAGACTTTGATGAAAGCCGTTGCTATTATCAGAGAGCAAAATATTGATTTTATTTTGGCCGTTGGCGGCGGGAGCGTGATTGACGGCGTGAAATTTATCTCGGCTGCCGTTCCTTTTGAAGGAGATCCAATTGATATTCTTAAAAAAAGAATTCTTTTTAAAGAAGGAGCAAATGTCGTACCATTTGGAACAGTTTTGACTTTGCCGGCAACGGGAAGCGAAATGAACTCGGGCTCGGTGGTAACTATTGCAGCGACTCATGAAAAATTGGATTTTGGCGGTTCTGCTTTATTTCCAAAATTTTCTATCTGTGATCCTACCGTAATTGAATCACTGCCAAAAAAACAATTACAAAACGGAGTTGTAGATGCCTACACTCACGTACTGGAGCAATACCTGACGTATGTACATGAGGGATTTTTACAAGACCGAATTGCTGAAAGTATTTTACAGACTTTAATCCAAATTGGTCCAGATGTAGCAGAAAACCCAACAGATTATGCTTTGGCTTCCAATTTTATGTGGAGCTGTACTATGGCTTTAAACGGATTAATTCAAAAAGGAGTTCCAACCGATTGGGCTACACACATGATTGGACACGAATTAACTGCTCTTTACGGAATTGACCATGCCAGAACACTAGCAATTATAGGTCCTAACCTCTATAAAGTAATGTTTGAAACCAAAAAAGGGAAATTGGCTCAATACGGAAAACGCGTGTTTCAGTTAACAGGAACCGAAGATGAAATTGCTAAACAGGCCATTCAGAAAACGATAGCATTTTTCCAAACTATGGGAATGAAAACCCTGCTTTCTGAAAATGCTGAAAACATTGAAAAAACTGCCGATTTTATTGTTGATCGTTTTGAAAAAAGAGGCTGGAAAGCTTTAGGAGAAAAACAAAATATTACTTTGGAAAAAGTGAAAGAGATTGTTTTAGCAAGCTACTAA
- a CDS encoding tetratricopeptide repeat protein, with translation MKNIFYLLLLLFVSQIFFAQTGFERGNDLYNKGKYDLAAKEYESVVAANKESVELYFNLGNCYYKLHQTAPAIYNYEKALVLNPSDKNVLNNIKFAQKQIIDEIKVVPKVGFAKLLRDFTGIYPFDTWAWITISFAFLFLSFFIGYYFSQTVLLKRIFFLGMFIILLLLLMSLSAAFFEKSHFDNEKPAIVFAESTELRSEPQKSSSVTFVLHEGTKVYVEETLGNWKKIQLTDGTEGWIEAKSIKEVK, from the coding sequence ATGAAAAATATTTTTTACTTATTATTATTATTATTTGTTTCGCAGATTTTCTTTGCTCAAACTGGCTTTGAAAGGGGGAACGATTTATACAATAAAGGGAAATACGATCTTGCTGCCAAAGAGTATGAATCGGTTGTGGCGGCAAATAAAGAATCAGTTGAGCTGTATTTTAATTTAGGAAACTGCTATTATAAACTGCACCAGACAGCACCAGCAATTTATAATTATGAAAAGGCCTTAGTTTTGAATCCGTCTGATAAAAATGTTTTAAACAATATAAAATTTGCTCAAAAACAGATTATAGATGAAATAAAAGTGGTGCCAAAAGTAGGTTTCGCTAAACTGCTTCGTGATTTTACGGGAATTTATCCTTTTGATACTTGGGCTTGGATAACGATCTCTTTTGCATTCTTGTTTTTGTCTTTTTTTATTGGATATTATTTTTCTCAAACAGTACTGCTGAAAAGGATTTTTTTCCTGGGAATGTTTATAATATTACTGTTGCTTTTAATGAGTCTTTCTGCAGCTTTTTTTGAAAAAAGCCATTTCGACAATGAAAAACCAGCCATTGTTTTTGCTGAATCTACTGAACTAAGGAGTGAACCGCAAAAATCAAGTTCAGTTACATTTGTCCTGCATGAAGGCACCAAAGTATATGTTGAAGAAACACTGGGAAATTGGAAAAAAATTCAGTTGACTGATGGGACTGAAGGCTGGATTGAAGCTAAATCGATTAAAGAAGTAAAGTAA
- a CDS encoding CvpA family protein: protein MSFFDIIVGGLLCYSLYKGIRNGLFVEMASFFSLILGIYIAIKFSDILRNILSGWLHWNPYTIQIFAFILTFIIVVAGIYLIGKFLTNIADFAFLGWINSVGGGFFRVLKTILIMSIFFTVFEKINYHNFLAKKETLDKSIFFNPVQKIAGFVFPSIEKWYDKARK from the coding sequence ATGAGTTTTTTTGATATTATTGTAGGCGGACTCTTGTGCTATTCGCTGTATAAAGGAATCCGAAACGGACTATTTGTAGAAATGGCTTCGTTCTTTTCGCTTATTCTTGGCATTTACATTGCCATCAAATTTTCGGATATATTGAGGAATATCCTATCAGGCTGGCTGCATTGGAATCCTTACACTATTCAAATCTTTGCTTTTATTCTGACTTTTATTATTGTGGTTGCCGGTATTTATCTGATTGGCAAATTCCTGACTAATATTGCTGATTTCGCTTTTTTGGGCTGGATAAACAGTGTTGGCGGCGGTTTTTTCAGAGTGCTGAAAACCATTTTAATCATGAGTATATTTTTTACTGTTTTCGAAAAAATAAATTACCATAATTTTTTAGCCAAAAAAGAAACTTTGGACAAATCAATTTTCTTTAACCCTGTTCAAAAAATTGCTGGATTTGTTTTCCCTTCTATCGAGAAATGGTACGATAAGGCGAGGAAGTAA
- a CDS encoding BatD family protein codes for MKRYLILFLLCFQGLLAQVQFEARVSKTTLGLNERLRIDFVMNIDGDNFVQPSFEGFRIIAGPSQQVSQSWINGRTSFEKSYSYFLLPAQKGILTIRPAVIEFNGQIYKTQPIKINVTAATEQPRDPNDSQISADDNLYLVADITNTNPYINQPITVVYKLYFSYNIGINKWDELSKPKYNDFWSQNIEIKDLILEEGMFKGERYRYVVLKKVILYPQKSGKLVIEPLAMNIEVKLPTNRRDMFGSVIENIVDKRVSAGAKTINVKPLPETGKPIDFTGAVGKFDFKAIPSKTTLKNGESLDLVLSVTGTGNLKLFTLPKPEVPNALEMYDAVHDEKVNTPLSGMNGKISDSYTIVPQYKGDYVIKPMHFSYFDLGTGTYKTISSSEIKISVLDGPSQTAETHNTASAGKNKIEPVEQFRYIDLRTTLTSSKEPIFFQSNKFYALLFLPFLLLPIIVLFKKKKEAIDSDVFGNRIKMNNRLAKKYLSEAKKQINNKELFYIALEKAMHNFLKAKLHIETSEMSKDNIQELILSRKANPQAVSDFISLTENCEIARYAPSSSAAIQHDFDKAIAIISELEKQI; via the coding sequence ATGAAAAGATATTTAATTTTATTCCTATTATGTTTTCAAGGACTTTTGGCTCAGGTTCAATTTGAGGCAAGAGTAAGCAAAACGACGCTGGGGCTCAACGAGAGGCTTCGTATCGATTTTGTAATGAATATTGATGGCGATAATTTTGTGCAGCCTTCTTTCGAAGGTTTTAGAATTATTGCCGGACCAAGCCAGCAGGTGAGCCAGTCTTGGATCAATGGAAGAACATCTTTTGAAAAAAGCTATTCTTATTTTTTATTACCTGCTCAAAAAGGTATTTTGACGATCAGGCCGGCAGTGATCGAATTTAACGGTCAGATTTATAAAACACAGCCTATAAAAATAAATGTAACTGCAGCTACAGAACAGCCGAGAGATCCAAATGATTCTCAAATTTCGGCAGACGACAATCTTTATCTGGTTGCTGATATTACGAATACCAATCCTTACATCAACCAGCCGATTACGGTGGTTTATAAATTGTATTTCAGTTACAACATCGGAATTAATAAATGGGATGAACTTAGTAAACCCAAATACAATGATTTTTGGAGTCAAAATATTGAAATCAAAGATTTGATTCTCGAAGAAGGCATGTTCAAAGGGGAGAGGTATCGTTATGTGGTATTAAAGAAAGTAATTCTATATCCTCAAAAATCAGGTAAGCTGGTGATTGAACCTTTGGCAATGAATATAGAGGTTAAATTGCCTACTAATCGTAGAGATATGTTTGGTAGTGTAATTGAAAATATTGTAGATAAACGGGTGTCGGCTGGAGCAAAAACCATTAACGTAAAACCTTTGCCAGAAACAGGAAAACCAATTGACTTTACAGGAGCTGTAGGTAAATTTGATTTCAAAGCTATTCCTTCTAAAACCACTTTAAAAAATGGCGAAAGCTTAGATCTTGTTTTGAGTGTAACAGGGACAGGAAACCTTAAATTATTTACGCTGCCAAAACCAGAAGTGCCAAATGCATTAGAAATGTATGATGCAGTACATGATGAAAAAGTAAACACACCATTATCTGGAATGAATGGTAAAATATCCGATTCCTATACTATTGTACCACAATACAAAGGGGATTATGTTATTAAACCAATGCATTTTTCGTATTTCGATTTAGGTACTGGTACTTACAAAACAATCAGTTCTTCTGAGATAAAGATTAGTGTTTTAGATGGGCCTTCGCAAACGGCAGAAACACATAACACTGCAAGTGCGGGCAAAAATAAAATTGAACCTGTTGAGCAATTTAGATATATTGATTTAAGAACAACGCTTACATCTAGCAAAGAACCAATTTTTTTCCAATCTAATAAATTCTATGCTTTATTGTTTCTGCCATTCTTACTGCTTCCGATAATTGTATTGTTCAAAAAGAAAAAAGAGGCAATCGACAGCGATGTTTTTGGCAACAGAATTAAAATGAACAATAGATTGGCTAAAAAATATTTATCAGAAGCCAAAAAACAAATTAATAACAAAGAGCTTTTTTATATTGCTCTGGAAAAAGCAATGCATAATTTCCTGAAAGCGAAATTACATATCGAAACCTCTGAAATGAGTAAAGATAATATTCAGGAATTAATATTGTCCAGAAAAGCAAATCCTCAGGCGGTAAGCGATTTTATCTCCCTGACTGAGAATTGCGAGATTGCAAGATATGCGCCTTCATCAAGTGCAGCAATACAGCACGATTTTGATAAAGCAATAGCCATCATTTCTGAATTAGAAAAACAAATATAA
- a CDS encoding NAD(P)H-dependent glycerol-3-phosphate dehydrogenase yields MDDNLKFAVIGGGSWATAIAKMLCVNLPEISWYMRNEAAIEHIKAYKHNPNYLSSVEFDNKKLKLTNDINEAVAYADYIIFAIPSAFLNAELEKLTVSLKDKIIFSAIKGIVPETSLIVGEHFHYKYDIPYYNIGVITGPCHAEEVALERLSYLTIACGDPEKASIVAKNLSGNYIKAKISDDIIGTEYAAMLKNIYSIAAGIAHGLGYGDNFQSVIMSNAIREMKKFIKKVHKMKRNINDSAYLGDLLVTGYSVFSRNRMFGNMIGKGYTVKSAQMEMSMVAEGYYAVKSAYKLNQGYGASTPIIDAVYTILYEGKEAKAVFKKLTEELD; encoded by the coding sequence ATGGACGATAATTTAAAATTTGCAGTGATAGGCGGCGGAAGCTGGGCAACTGCTATAGCTAAAATGTTGTGCGTTAATCTTCCCGAGATTTCATGGTATATGCGAAATGAAGCAGCCATCGAACACATTAAAGCCTACAAACACAATCCTAATTATTTAAGCTCTGTAGAGTTTGATAATAAAAAACTCAAACTTACGAACGATATTAATGAAGCTGTTGCTTATGCAGATTACATTATATTTGCAATTCCTTCGGCATTTTTAAATGCTGAATTAGAAAAACTAACAGTTTCTTTAAAAGACAAAATCATTTTTTCTGCTATAAAAGGAATCGTTCCCGAAACCAGTTTAATTGTTGGGGAACATTTTCACTATAAATATGATATTCCATATTACAATATCGGAGTAATTACAGGCCCTTGCCACGCTGAAGAAGTGGCATTGGAAAGACTTTCGTATTTAACCATTGCCTGCGGCGATCCTGAAAAAGCTTCAATAGTTGCCAAAAATTTATCCGGAAATTATATCAAAGCAAAAATATCAGATGATATTATAGGTACTGAATATGCCGCAATGCTGAAAAATATTTATTCCATTGCAGCAGGAATTGCACACGGATTGGGTTATGGTGATAATTTCCAGTCAGTGATTATGAGCAATGCCATTCGGGAGATGAAAAAATTCATCAAAAAAGTGCACAAAATGAAACGTAACATTAATGATTCTGCCTATTTGGGAGATTTATTGGTGACTGGGTATTCTGTTTTTTCCAGAAACCGAATGTTCGGAAACATGATTGGAAAAGGTTATACCGTAAAATCGGCGCAAATGGAAATGAGCATGGTTGCCGAAGGATATTATGCCGTAAAAAGTGCCTATAAACTCAACCAGGGTTACGGTGCCAGCACACCAATTATTGATGCTGTTTATACAATTTTGTACGAAGGAAAAGAAGCCAAAGCTGTGTTTAAAAAACTAACTGAGGAGCTTGATTAG
- the pheS gene encoding phenylalanine--tRNA ligase subunit alpha, giving the protein MIDKIKEYIGEAQAFSTQNPAELEAFRIKFLGTKGLLKDLFAEFKNVPNDQKKEFGQVINLLKTSAEDKVKTIQEVLAGKEEIKGFYGDLTRTAEPSIIGSRHPISLVKNQIIDVFSNIGFNVSEGPEIEDDWHNFTALNLPEYHPARDMQDTFFIQTNPDILLRTHTSSVQVRYMENNKPPIRTISPGRVFRNEAVSSRSHCIFHQVEGLYIDKDVSFADLKQTLLYFTKEMFGKSKIRLRPSYFPFTEPSAEVDIYWGLKTETDYRITKGTGWLEIMGCGMVDPNVLTNCGINPAEYNGFAFGMGIERIAMLLYQIGDIRMFYENDVRFLEQFKASI; this is encoded by the coding sequence ATGATAGACAAGATTAAAGAATATATTGGTGAAGCTCAGGCTTTCTCTACTCAAAATCCAGCAGAACTAGAGGCATTTAGAATAAAATTTTTGGGAACCAAAGGTTTGCTGAAAGATCTTTTTGCTGAATTTAAAAACGTACCAAACGACCAAAAAAAGGAATTTGGGCAGGTAATTAATTTACTTAAAACTTCTGCCGAAGACAAGGTAAAAACAATTCAGGAAGTCTTAGCAGGCAAGGAAGAAATTAAAGGATTTTATGGTGATTTGACCCGCACGGCCGAGCCTTCAATAATTGGTTCCCGTCATCCTATTTCATTGGTAAAAAACCAAATTATCGATGTTTTTTCAAATATAGGATTCAACGTTTCCGAAGGTCCGGAAATCGAGGATGACTGGCATAATTTTACAGCATTGAACCTTCCGGAATACCATCCGGCACGTGATATGCAGGATACTTTTTTCATACAGACCAATCCTGATATTTTGCTGCGTACGCACACTTCATCAGTGCAGGTTCGTTACATGGAGAATAACAAACCGCCAATTAGAACTATTTCTCCAGGCAGAGTTTTTCGAAACGAGGCAGTTTCTTCACGTTCACACTGTATTTTTCACCAAGTGGAAGGTTTGTATATAGACAAAGACGTTTCTTTTGCCGACTTGAAACAGACACTTTTGTATTTCACAAAAGAAATGTTCGGGAAATCAAAAATCCGTTTGAGACCATCCTATTTTCCATTTACTGAGCCAAGTGCCGAGGTAGATATTTATTGGGGACTTAAAACAGAAACTGATTACCGTATCACAAAAGGAACAGGCTGGCTGGAAATTATGGGCTGCGGAATGGTAGATCCTAATGTTCTTACCAACTGTGGAATCAATCCAGCCGAATACAACGGATTTGCTTTCGGAATGGGAATTGAGCGTATCGCGATGCTGTTGTACCAAATTGGCGATATCCGTATGTTTTATGAAAACGATGTGCGTTTCTTGGAACAATTCAAAGCAAGTATATAA
- a CDS encoding tetratricopeptide repeat protein, whose translation MKNRIIYVLLMLLTFVANAQEKDKVLPEANEEYAAKNFVDAEANYRISHSKFPNRTVASYNLGNAIYRQNQFSESKYAYANALKNLKLRSQKHKAFHNIGNVFMKEKNYTQAVEAYKNALRNNPEDEETRYNYALAKKMLKDNPPPKDDKNKDKDKDKNKDKDKDKDKNKDKKDDKKDQDKKDQDKKDDKKDGDKDKKDNGKPKDDQGQPKPKPGGIPKQRMENLLDAVNNEEKKIQDKVNANKVKGAPVKTEKDW comes from the coding sequence ATGAAAAATAGAATTATATATGTACTGCTAATGCTTCTGACTTTTGTGGCCAATGCCCAAGAGAAAGACAAAGTTCTGCCTGAAGCAAATGAGGAATATGCAGCCAAAAATTTTGTTGATGCCGAAGCTAATTATAGGATATCACACTCTAAATTTCCAAATAGAACGGTAGCATCTTATAATTTAGGAAATGCAATTTATAGGCAGAATCAGTTTTCTGAATCCAAATATGCTTATGCGAATGCGTTGAAAAATCTAAAATTGAGATCGCAAAAACACAAAGCTTTCCATAATATAGGGAATGTTTTCATGAAAGAGAAAAATTATACTCAAGCGGTTGAAGCGTATAAAAATGCTTTGAGAAATAATCCTGAAGATGAAGAAACCCGTTATAATTATGCCTTGGCCAAGAAAATGTTAAAAGATAATCCTCCTCCAAAAGACGATAAAAATAAAGATAAAGATAAGGACAAGAATAAAGATAAGGACAAAGACAAGGATAAAAACAAAGATAAGAAGGACGATAAAAAAGATCAGGACAAGAAAGATCAGGATAAAAAGGACGATAAGAAAGACGGAGATAAAGATAAAAAGGATAACGGCAAGCCTAAAGATGACCAAGGGCAGCCAAAACCAAAACCTGGCGGGATTCCAAAACAGCGGATGGAAAATCTTTTGGATGCCGTAAACAACGAAGAAAAGAAAATTCAGGATAAAGTAAATGCCAATAAGGTAAAAGGAGCACCTGTAAAAACAGAGAAAGACTGGTAA
- a CDS encoding type 1 glutamine amidotransferase domain-containing protein yields the protein MKKISLLTIVLLIAGSFMATAQKQNNKKMKKVLFVVTSHDQLGNTGEKTGFWTEELAAPYYALLDKGVIIDIATPKGGQPPIDPKSADPSSATEDTKRFDADKVLLEKLKNTKKLSDVNQADYDAVFYPGGHGPLWDLVEDKKSIALIESFYTHKKPVAFVCHAPAVLKNVKVNGEFLVKGKKVTGFANTEEEAVGLSKIVPFLLEDELQKNGAIYSKGADWGVYAVEDGLLITGQNPASSKLVAAKLLAQLNSKK from the coding sequence ATGAAAAAAATAAGTCTATTAACAATCGTATTATTAATTGCAGGTTCCTTTATGGCAACGGCGCAAAAACAAAATAACAAAAAGATGAAAAAAGTATTATTCGTAGTTACCAGTCACGATCAATTGGGTAACACAGGAGAGAAAACAGGATTTTGGACCGAAGAATTGGCTGCGCCATATTATGCATTATTGGACAAAGGCGTGATTATTGACATCGCAACTCCAAAGGGAGGACAGCCTCCGATTGACCCAAAAAGTGCTGATCCTTCATCAGCAACAGAAGACACCAAACGATTCGATGCCGATAAAGTTTTATTGGAAAAACTAAAAAACACAAAAAAATTATCCGACGTAAATCAAGCTGATTACGATGCTGTATTTTATCCTGGAGGCCATGGACCGCTTTGGGATTTAGTCGAAGACAAAAAATCTATCGCTTTGATTGAATCTTTTTACACACACAAAAAACCAGTTGCATTTGTATGTCATGCACCTGCCGTTCTAAAAAATGTAAAAGTAAATGGAGAATTTTTAGTAAAAGGAAAAAAAGTTACAGGATTCGCCAACACTGAAGAAGAAGCTGTTGGATTGTCCAAAATTGTTCCTTTCTTGCTAGAGGACGAATTACAAAAAAATGGCGCTATATATTCCAAAGGAGCTGATTGGGGAGTATATGCAGTAGAAGACGGCTTGCTGATTACAGGTCAAAATCCTGCTTCATCCAAACTGGTAGCTGCTAAATTATTAGCACAATTAAATTCTAAAAAGTAG
- a CDS encoding LysR family transcriptional regulator: protein MCLIIIDEQIYDEYGISKNNLNYVCDKFIYIMVNLEWYRTFKSVYKNGNFSLAAKELFISQPAVSQQIVMLEAHVGYKLFNRKSKGVEPTEYAKLLNNLIIDALDRLENVENGFRAKAFNSNRLISVGISRHLMSSIGSALVSKFDFIDFSFHINDALFDLVNTKKLDFAIMTKQFDTFDTIQKKVGEIKQVIVGSANLDLSDFESKKKNQDYVAIENWLNEQKWFSHDAGIPHIKLFWLHVFAKKRPSMVANYIIPSEYEMLEILSKNTGIAVTWDINAKNLIEEKKLQLIWNSAEMPSTAVFLLSGKNSNLSAVFEDIENELKAVLGS from the coding sequence ATGTGTTTAATAATTATCGATGAGCAAATTTATGACGAATATGGTATCAGTAAAAATAATTTAAATTATGTTTGTGATAAATTTATTTATATCATGGTCAATCTAGAATGGTATCGAACATTTAAATCAGTGTATAAAAACGGAAACTTTTCTTTGGCAGCCAAAGAATTATTTATCAGCCAGCCCGCTGTAAGTCAGCAGATTGTTATGTTGGAGGCACATGTAGGCTACAAGCTTTTTAATCGAAAGTCCAAAGGGGTTGAACCAACGGAATACGCTAAGTTACTCAATAATTTAATTATTGATGCATTGGACCGATTGGAAAATGTAGAGAATGGTTTTAGAGCTAAAGCATTTAATTCGAACAGATTAATTTCAGTTGGAATTTCAAGACATTTGATGAGCAGTATCGGGAGTGCATTGGTCTCAAAATTTGATTTTATCGATTTTAGTTTTCATATCAACGATGCGTTATTTGATTTGGTAAATACTAAAAAATTAGATTTTGCTATAATGACCAAACAATTTGACACCTTTGATACGATTCAGAAAAAAGTGGGGGAAATTAAGCAAGTGATTGTCGGTTCAGCCAATCTTGATCTTTCTGATTTTGAATCAAAAAAGAAAAATCAAGATTATGTAGCTATTGAAAACTGGCTGAACGAGCAAAAATGGTTCAGCCATGATGCGGGAATTCCGCATATAAAATTGTTTTGGCTTCATGTTTTCGCCAAAAAAAGGCCATCAATGGTTGCCAATTATATCATTCCATCCGAATATGAGATGCTTGAAATCCTTAGTAAAAATACCGGAATAGCCGTTACTTGGGATATCAATGCTAAAAATTTGATCGAAGAAAAGAAGTTGCAGTTGATATGGAATAGCGCCGAAATGCCAAGTACAGCTGTGTTTTTGTTGTCGGGTAAAAACAGTAATTTGAGTGCTGTTTTTGAGGATATAGAAAATGAGTTGAAAGCGGTTTTAGGGAGTTGA